In a genomic window of Pangasianodon hypophthalmus isolate fPanHyp1 chromosome 1, fPanHyp1.pri, whole genome shotgun sequence:
- the si:ch211-257p13.3 gene encoding kinesin-like protein KIFC3 isoform X2, which yields MYAFYSLLVYIFYTVFKKEEETALEGACGETTEEPGHVSMETGSRRKGGHTPRLGKRQCDRISDSCSSSSDSDELSLSDGDGDIDDSYAIPAKTPLAAFLSFRQETEKRRVSSVHTETGEKVFESPLVAVMSHLLSFLEQYSHLQQLQQQAEQYRMQLRRHRVQHRRKMKALRSSYRQRLRDKSSVIHSLEEAIAQQQTPSPDNDRSPGLHKLVQSLCGLQGERSLLRGELRLLHSQLEQREQDRHSKVQAFQQQIDELKSCIEEREEELSKLRIASGATDSEKRMLCLSAENESLKQSLSVTQGLLQQLSIIPSQSSSLLIKENENLRSRVLQLESTLQQRAEQLSCLERQSEQDQWRRGEELRRRDERVKELQLELDKERSKEPIVKYVTQTVEVESPSTVRQLTEARQKNEQLKQRLSSQKERCKQLEEKIRRSDEVSCNLQHKIAAYEREIGTLQAELMKEIEHLEEKKDEAVKAAADCSQEQFQNLQDQFMTLQQRLNALPPTLRSMKTDYASLRSQVRNFSEFYGSAIKEAKNQISAAINEISEANKDLLEKYRREVALRRKYHEQLVALKGNIRVLCRVKPVLKEDQHDEYQAVVVTTDPHNESALTVLSKGKAKTFELDKVFHPQATQEEVFQEIEPLITSCIDGYHVCIFAYGQTGSGKTYTMEGPVENPGINQRALKHLFNEIEERKDMWTYTVTVSSVEIYNEVLRDLLSKDGEKLDIKINPDGTGQLHVPGLRIKEVKNFQHIKKILATARRNRITFGTQMNQHSSRSHALLTITVQGTDLATGTKTTGKLNLVDLAGSERVSKSGAEGERLKEAQNINRSLLALGDVIQALRGRQTYIPFRNSRLTYLLQDSLGKGNKTAMVVQISSLERNVEETLCSLKFAQRVCKVELGPAARKIESGSHCENYS from the exons ATGTATGCCTTCTACTCTCTGCTGGTCTACATCTTCTACACTGTTTTTAAGAAGGAAGAGGAGACTGCACTTGAAGGGGCATGTGGAGAGACCACAGAG GAGCCTGGCcatgtttccatggaaacaggGAGCAGGAGGAAAGGTGGCCACACCCCCAGGTTGGGAAAAAGGCAGTGTGACAGAATCAGTGATTCAT gcagcagcagcagtgacagCGATGAACTGTCTCTCAGTGATGGAGATGGCGATATTGATGACAGTTATGCAATCCCGGCCAAGACACCTTTGGCAGCCTTCCTGTCCTTCAGACAGGAAACGGAAAAGAGGAGAGTTTCCAGTGTCCACACTGAGACGGGGGAAAAG GTGTTCGAGTCTCCTCTGGTGGCAGTGATGTCTCATCTACTGAGCTTCCTGGAGCAGTACTCCCACCTGCAACAGCTGCAGCAGCAGGCCGAGCAGTACCGCATGCAGCTGCGCAGACATCGTGTGCAGCACCGGCGAAAGATGAAAGCTCTGCGCAGCTCCTACCGGCAACGCCTCCGTGACAAGAGCAGCGTCATCCACAGCCTGGAGGAGGCCATTGCTCAGCAGCAGACCCCTTCACCTGATAATGACA GGTCTCCAGGCCTGCATAAGCTGGTGCAGTCTCTGTGTGGCCTGCAGGGGGAGAGGAGTCTGCTGCGAGGCGAGCTGCGTCTCCTCCACTCACAGCTGGAACAGAGAGAGCAGGACCGCCACTCCAAAGTACAAGCCTTCCAACAGCAG ATTGATGAGCTGAAGAGCTGCATTGAGGAGCGAGAAGAAGAACTGTCCAAACTCCGCATTGCATCT GGAGCAACAGACTCAGAAAAGCGCATGCTGTGCTTGTCAGCTGAGAACGAGAGTCTGAAACAGAGCCTGTCAGTGACTCAGGGTCTCCTGCAGCAGCTGTCCATCATCCCATCTCAGTCCAGCTCACTGCTCATTAAG GAGAACGAGAACCTGCGCAGCCGTGTTCTGCAGCTGGAAAGCACTCTGCAGCAGCGGGCTGAGCAGCTTTCATGCCTGGAGCGCCAGAGCGAGCAGGACCAGTGGCGCAGGGGAGAGGAGCTCCggagaagagatgagagagtgaaagagctTCAGCTCGAGCTGGACAAGGAGCGCAGCAAGGAGCCTATAGTGAAA TATGTCACTCAGACAGTGGAAGTGGAGTCGCCTTCAACAGTGAGGCAACTCACTGAGGCCAGACAGAAAAACGAACAACTAAAGCAGAGGTTGTCCAGTCAGAAAGAACGATGCAAACAGCTGGAGGAGAAAATCAGACGCTCTGATGAAGTTAGCTGCAATCTTCAGCATAAG ATTGCTGcatatgagagagagattgggacACTGCAGGCAGAGCTGATGAAGGAAATCGAGcatctggaggaaaaaaaagatgaggcTGTGAAAGCAGCTGCAGACTGTTCACAGGAGCAGTTTCAGAACCTGCAGGATCAGTTCATGA CTCTACAGCAGCGTCTGAATGCTCTCCCTCCCACCCTGCGCTCTATGAAGACAGACTATGCCAGTCTGCGCAGTCAGGTCCGCAATTTTTCTGAGTTTTATGGATCAGCCATCAAAGAGGCCAAGAATCAG ATTTCAGCAGCAATAAATGAAATATCCGAGGCCAATAAGGACCTTCTGGAGAAGTACAGGAGAGAGGTTGCCCTTCGCAGGAAATACCACGAGCAGTTGGTAGCGCTGAAAG GCAACATCCGCGTCCTGTGCCGTGTGAAACCAGTTCTCAAAGAGGACCAGCATGACGAATACCAGGCTGTCGTTGTGACCACGGACCCACACAATGAATCTGCTCTCACTGTCCTGAGTAAGGGCAAAGCAAAGACCTTCGAGCTGGACAAAGTCTTTCACCCTCAGGCTACTCAAGAGGAG GTGTTCCAAGAAATTGAGCCCCTGATCACCTCCTGCATAGATGGATATCATGTCTGCATCTTTGCTTACGGCCAGACGGGCTCAGGGAAGACCTACACCATGGAG GGTCCTGTGGAGAACCCAGGCATCAACCAGAGGGCTCTGAAGCACCTTTTCAATGAGATCGAGGAAAGGAAAGACATGTGGACCTACACAGTCACTGTCAGTTCAGTGGAAATCTACAATGAGGTTCTCAG AGATCTGCTGagtaaagatggagagaagCTGGACATCAAAATCAATCCTGATGGTACAGGTCAGCTACATGTGCCTGGTCTCAGGATCAAAGAAGTCAAAAACTTTCAGCATATCAAAAAA ATACTGGCAACAGCACGGAGAAACAGGATAACGTTTGGAACACAAATGAACCAGCACAGCTCTCGTTCACACGCTCTGCTCACCATCACGGTGCAGGGAACAGACCTCGCCACTGGCACCAAAACCACTG GTAAGCTGAATCTGGTGGACCTGGCTGGTTCGGAGCGTGTGTCCAAGTCAGGGGCGGAGGGTGAGCGGCTGAAGGAGGCCCAGAACATCAATCGCTCACTGCTGGCACTGGGAGACGTGATCCAGGCCCTGAGGGGCCGCCAGACCTAcatccccttcaggaactcacGCCTCACATACCTGCTGCAGGACTCACTGGGCAAGGGCAACAAAACAGCCATGGTGGTGCAG ATTTCCTCACTGGAGAGGAATGTTGAAGAGACCCTGTGCTCGTTGAAGTTTGCGCAGCGTGTGTGTAAAGTGGAGCTGGGCCCGGCTGCACGCAAGATTGAAAGTGGAAGCCATTGTGAAAACTACTCCTAA
- the si:ch211-257p13.3 gene encoding kinesin-like protein KIFC3 isoform X1 yields the protein MYAFYSLLVYIFYTVFKKEEETALEGACGETTEEPGHVSMETGSRRKGGHTPRLGKRQCDRISDSCSSSSDSDELSLSDGDGDIDDSYAIPAKTPLAAFLSFRQETEKRRVSSVHTETGEKVFESPLVAVMSHLLSFLEQYSHLQQLQQQAEQYRMQLRRHRVQHRRKMKALRSSYRQRLRDKSSVIHSLEEAIAQQQTPSPDNDTGSPGLHKLVQSLCGLQGERSLLRGELRLLHSQLEQREQDRHSKVQAFQQQIDELKSCIEEREEELSKLRIASGATDSEKRMLCLSAENESLKQSLSVTQGLLQQLSIIPSQSSSLLIKENENLRSRVLQLESTLQQRAEQLSCLERQSEQDQWRRGEELRRRDERVKELQLELDKERSKEPIVKYVTQTVEVESPSTVRQLTEARQKNEQLKQRLSSQKERCKQLEEKIRRSDEVSCNLQHKIAAYEREIGTLQAELMKEIEHLEEKKDEAVKAAADCSQEQFQNLQDQFMTLQQRLNALPPTLRSMKTDYASLRSQVRNFSEFYGSAIKEAKNQISAAINEISEANKDLLEKYRREVALRRKYHEQLVALKGNIRVLCRVKPVLKEDQHDEYQAVVVTTDPHNESALTVLSKGKAKTFELDKVFHPQATQEEVFQEIEPLITSCIDGYHVCIFAYGQTGSGKTYTMEGPVENPGINQRALKHLFNEIEERKDMWTYTVTVSSVEIYNEVLRDLLSKDGEKLDIKINPDGTGQLHVPGLRIKEVKNFQHIKKILATARRNRITFGTQMNQHSSRSHALLTITVQGTDLATGTKTTGKLNLVDLAGSERVSKSGAEGERLKEAQNINRSLLALGDVIQALRGRQTYIPFRNSRLTYLLQDSLGKGNKTAMVVQISSLERNVEETLCSLKFAQRVCKVELGPAARKIESGSHCENYS from the exons ATGTATGCCTTCTACTCTCTGCTGGTCTACATCTTCTACACTGTTTTTAAGAAGGAAGAGGAGACTGCACTTGAAGGGGCATGTGGAGAGACCACAGAG GAGCCTGGCcatgtttccatggaaacaggGAGCAGGAGGAAAGGTGGCCACACCCCCAGGTTGGGAAAAAGGCAGTGTGACAGAATCAGTGATTCAT gcagcagcagcagtgacagCGATGAACTGTCTCTCAGTGATGGAGATGGCGATATTGATGACAGTTATGCAATCCCGGCCAAGACACCTTTGGCAGCCTTCCTGTCCTTCAGACAGGAAACGGAAAAGAGGAGAGTTTCCAGTGTCCACACTGAGACGGGGGAAAAG GTGTTCGAGTCTCCTCTGGTGGCAGTGATGTCTCATCTACTGAGCTTCCTGGAGCAGTACTCCCACCTGCAACAGCTGCAGCAGCAGGCCGAGCAGTACCGCATGCAGCTGCGCAGACATCGTGTGCAGCACCGGCGAAAGATGAAAGCTCTGCGCAGCTCCTACCGGCAACGCCTCCGTGACAAGAGCAGCGTCATCCACAGCCTGGAGGAGGCCATTGCTCAGCAGCAGACCCCTTCACCTGATAATGACA cAGGGTCTCCAGGCCTGCATAAGCTGGTGCAGTCTCTGTGTGGCCTGCAGGGGGAGAGGAGTCTGCTGCGAGGCGAGCTGCGTCTCCTCCACTCACAGCTGGAACAGAGAGAGCAGGACCGCCACTCCAAAGTACAAGCCTTCCAACAGCAG ATTGATGAGCTGAAGAGCTGCATTGAGGAGCGAGAAGAAGAACTGTCCAAACTCCGCATTGCATCT GGAGCAACAGACTCAGAAAAGCGCATGCTGTGCTTGTCAGCTGAGAACGAGAGTCTGAAACAGAGCCTGTCAGTGACTCAGGGTCTCCTGCAGCAGCTGTCCATCATCCCATCTCAGTCCAGCTCACTGCTCATTAAG GAGAACGAGAACCTGCGCAGCCGTGTTCTGCAGCTGGAAAGCACTCTGCAGCAGCGGGCTGAGCAGCTTTCATGCCTGGAGCGCCAGAGCGAGCAGGACCAGTGGCGCAGGGGAGAGGAGCTCCggagaagagatgagagagtgaaagagctTCAGCTCGAGCTGGACAAGGAGCGCAGCAAGGAGCCTATAGTGAAA TATGTCACTCAGACAGTGGAAGTGGAGTCGCCTTCAACAGTGAGGCAACTCACTGAGGCCAGACAGAAAAACGAACAACTAAAGCAGAGGTTGTCCAGTCAGAAAGAACGATGCAAACAGCTGGAGGAGAAAATCAGACGCTCTGATGAAGTTAGCTGCAATCTTCAGCATAAG ATTGCTGcatatgagagagagattgggacACTGCAGGCAGAGCTGATGAAGGAAATCGAGcatctggaggaaaaaaaagatgaggcTGTGAAAGCAGCTGCAGACTGTTCACAGGAGCAGTTTCAGAACCTGCAGGATCAGTTCATGA CTCTACAGCAGCGTCTGAATGCTCTCCCTCCCACCCTGCGCTCTATGAAGACAGACTATGCCAGTCTGCGCAGTCAGGTCCGCAATTTTTCTGAGTTTTATGGATCAGCCATCAAAGAGGCCAAGAATCAG ATTTCAGCAGCAATAAATGAAATATCCGAGGCCAATAAGGACCTTCTGGAGAAGTACAGGAGAGAGGTTGCCCTTCGCAGGAAATACCACGAGCAGTTGGTAGCGCTGAAAG GCAACATCCGCGTCCTGTGCCGTGTGAAACCAGTTCTCAAAGAGGACCAGCATGACGAATACCAGGCTGTCGTTGTGACCACGGACCCACACAATGAATCTGCTCTCACTGTCCTGAGTAAGGGCAAAGCAAAGACCTTCGAGCTGGACAAAGTCTTTCACCCTCAGGCTACTCAAGAGGAG GTGTTCCAAGAAATTGAGCCCCTGATCACCTCCTGCATAGATGGATATCATGTCTGCATCTTTGCTTACGGCCAGACGGGCTCAGGGAAGACCTACACCATGGAG GGTCCTGTGGAGAACCCAGGCATCAACCAGAGGGCTCTGAAGCACCTTTTCAATGAGATCGAGGAAAGGAAAGACATGTGGACCTACACAGTCACTGTCAGTTCAGTGGAAATCTACAATGAGGTTCTCAG AGATCTGCTGagtaaagatggagagaagCTGGACATCAAAATCAATCCTGATGGTACAGGTCAGCTACATGTGCCTGGTCTCAGGATCAAAGAAGTCAAAAACTTTCAGCATATCAAAAAA ATACTGGCAACAGCACGGAGAAACAGGATAACGTTTGGAACACAAATGAACCAGCACAGCTCTCGTTCACACGCTCTGCTCACCATCACGGTGCAGGGAACAGACCTCGCCACTGGCACCAAAACCACTG GTAAGCTGAATCTGGTGGACCTGGCTGGTTCGGAGCGTGTGTCCAAGTCAGGGGCGGAGGGTGAGCGGCTGAAGGAGGCCCAGAACATCAATCGCTCACTGCTGGCACTGGGAGACGTGATCCAGGCCCTGAGGGGCCGCCAGACCTAcatccccttcaggaactcacGCCTCACATACCTGCTGCAGGACTCACTGGGCAAGGGCAACAAAACAGCCATGGTGGTGCAG ATTTCCTCACTGGAGAGGAATGTTGAAGAGACCCTGTGCTCGTTGAAGTTTGCGCAGCGTGTGTGTAAAGTGGAGCTGGGCCCGGCTGCACGCAAGATTGAAAGTGGAAGCCATTGTGAAAACTACTCCTAA